The Kluyveromyces lactis strain NRRL Y-1140 chromosome D complete sequence genome has a window encoding:
- the HES1 gene encoding oxysterol-binding protein related protein HES1 (similar to uniprot|P35844 YPL145C Saccharomyces cerevisiae KES1 Member of the oxysterol binding protein family which includes seven yeast homologs involved in negative regulation of Sec14p-dependent Golgi complex secretory functions) has product MSQYASSSSWTSFLKSISSFNGDLSSLTAPPFILSPVSLTEYSEYWAEHPDLFLEPSFITEPDSDGTPPELLRMLAVVKWFISTLKSQYCSRNESMGSEKKPLNPFLGEVFVGKWNNKSNPEFGETVLLSEQVSHHPPITAYTIFNDKNQVSLEGYNQVKASISKMSLNVKQYGHAILNFGKLNEQYLITLPPLHIEGLLAASPFVELEGKSYIQASNGLYCSIEFSGKGYFSGKKNSFKARIFKSFNDSNDKHNALYTIAGQWSKISHISSGKSKSGETVFYDASKLSVETLTVKSIEEQHPLESRKAWQLVAAATKSGNFDLIHQEKTKLEEKQRELRREEEAKGIDWQRRWFKDYDYSEKDPDTFTKLAILANISVKNLPSGTLVSEEKKDANMLHWRFDHESWDKETEIKL; this is encoded by the coding sequence ATGTCTCAGTACGCCAGTTCATCGTCATGGACTTCATTTTTGAAGTCTATCTCATCATTCAATGGTGACCTTTCATCTTTAACTGCGCCCCCATTCATTCTTTCACCGGTTTCGTTGACTGAATACTCTGAGTACTGGGCTGAACATCCTGACTTGTTCTTAGAACCTTCTTTCATCACTGAACCTGATAGTGATGGTACGCCCCCAGAATTGTTGCGTATGTTGGCCGTTGTTAAATGGTTTATTTCAACTTTGAAATCACAGTATTGTTCTCGTAATGAGTCCATGGGATCTGAGAAGAAACCTTTAAACCCATTCTTAGGAGAGGTGTTCGTTGGGAAATGGAACAACAAATCGAATCCTGAATTTGGTGAAACCGTCTTATTATCTGAACAAGTTTCTCATCATCCTCCTATCACTGCTTATACAATCTTCAATGATAAGAATCAGGTGAGTTTGGAAGGTTACAACCAAGTTAAAGCATCGATCTCCAAGATGTCATTGAATGTGAAGCAATACGGACACGCCATCTTAAACTTTGGTAAATTAAACGAACAGTACTTGATTACATTACCTCCTTTGCATATCGAAGGTCTTTTAGCTGCTTCCCCATTCGTAGAATTGGAAGGTAAATCATACATTCAAGCTTCCAATGGTCTTTACTGTTCTATTGAGTTTTCAGGTAAGGGTTATTTCAGCGGTAAGAAGAATTCTTTTAAGGCAAGAATCTTTAAAAGTTTTAACGACTCCAATGACAAGCATAACGCTTTGTATACGATAGCCGGTCAGTGGTCGAAGATCTCCCACATCTCTTCCggaaaatcaaaaagtgGCGAGACAGTATTCTACGATGCATCGAAGCTTTCAGTGGAAACATTGACCGTAAAGAGTATAGAGGAACAACATCCGCTGGAATCTAGAAAGGCCTGGCAACTTGTAGCTGCTGCAACGAAATCTGGTAATTTTGATCTGattcatcaagaaaaaactAAGCTCGAAGAAAAGCAAAGAGAACTTAGAAGGGAGGAAGAAGCTAAGGGAATTGATTGGCAAAGAAGATGGTTCAAGGATTACGATTATTCCGAAAAAGATCCTGACACCTTTACCAAATTAGCCATCTTGGCAAATATATCAGTGAAGAACTTACCTAGTGGAACACTGGTTTcggaagaaaagaaggatgCAAATATGTTGCATTGGAGATTCGATCACGAAAGCTGGGATaaggaaacagaaattaaaCTTTGA
- a CDS encoding FAD-dependent oxidoreductase (conserved hypothetical protein): MSVCIVGAGVIGLSSALRLLETRPDIRTITIVSEQFPQDQPINHTFTSPWAGAHFRPFPHRDSDYASDKRESEYTRVTYNYFKRKSKQWLSEATVEFMNGIDWLENPSIEYQRLGAGYNGSSLEKFQQQDSNLPAGVTFGCSYETWCLNAPLYLLFLYDQVMKKSEQQNVNIRVKRIKLEKLKDICELYPDVNIVVNASGCGLQWEGGLDPKCFLVRGQTLLLDVGDKHDTIPYAHATITHQAKSGDWTFVIKRPGKNGKKAYYILGGTKQPGDYSVMPRDTDTEKLIGRGKKLFPELLENFEIKNVNVGFRPLRVGGSRVELEFNKSPDGEQMPVIHAYGLGGMGFETSMGVAYHIQKLYNNVFSTSKL, from the coding sequence ATGTCAGTTTGTATAGTTGGTGCCGGTGTTATTGGTTTGTCAAGTGCGCTGAGACTACTGGAAACAAGACCCGATATCAGGACTATAACAATTGTATCCGAACAATTCCCGCAAGATCAGCCAATCAATCATACGTTCACATCACCATGGGCAGGTGCTCATTTTAGACCATTCCCACACAGAGATTCTGATTATGCTTCGGATAAACGTGAGAGTGAATATACCAGAGTGACTTATAACTATTTCAAACGTAAATCTAAGCAGTGGTTGAGTGAGGCCACTGTTGAATTCATGAACGGGATCGATTGGTTAGAAAATCCGAGCATCGAATACCAACGCTTAGGAGCAGGGTATAATGGATCCAGCTTGGAAAAATTCCAACAGCAAGATTCCAACTTGCCTGCAGGTGTCACTTTCGGTTGTAGCTATGAAACGTGGTGTTTGAATGCTCCATTGTATTTACTGTTCCTTTACGACCAGGTAATGAAAAAGAGTGAGCAACAGAACGTTAACATTAGAGTAAAGAGAATCAAGCTTGAGAAATTAAAAGATATTTGCGAGCTTTACCCTGATGTTAATATTGTGGTCAATGCTTCAGGTTGTGGGTTACAATGGGAAGGAGGTTTAGATCCTAAATGTTTCCTTGTCAGAGGTCAAACTTTATTACTTGATGTTGGTGACAAGCATGACACCATACCATATGCACATGCGACTATCACACATCAAGCAAAGAGTGGTGACTGGACCTTCGTCATTAAGAGACCTGGAAAGAATGGCAAGAAGGCATATTATATTCTTGGTGGTACCAAACAACCTGGTGATTATAGTGTAATGCCTCGTGATACAGATACTGAGAAGCTCATTGGAAGAGGTAAGAAACTTTTCCCTGAATTGCTTGAAAACTTCGAAATCAAGAACGTCAACGTTGGTTTCAGACCGCTAAGAGTAGGAGGTTCGCGTGTAGAACTCGAGTTCAATAAGAGTCCTGATGGAGAACAAATGCCAGTTATTCATGCTTATGGTCTTGGTGGGATGGGATTCGAGACCTCGATGGGTGTTGCCTACCACATTCAAAAATTGTACAACAACGTCTTCTCCACTTCAAAATTATGA
- the DFR1 gene encoding dihydrofolate reductase (similar to uniprot|P07807 Saccharomyces cerevisiae YOR236W DFR1 Dihydrofolate reductase part of the dTTP biosynthetic pathway involved in folate metabolism possibly required for mitochondrial function): MSCKPSVCCVVACLMPGYGIGYQGSLPWRLSKEMKYFRQLTSATRDSSMRNAVVMGRKTWESIPAKFRPLPNRLNVVVSRNCQLDINDEQTQFTKSRVGDDDDDDGGDDATLYAGDLSRAIDQLIANSKILGLETIYIIGGGDIYRQCIPMSHNLFITKIVPDLGMPVPPMDTFLDREQIESQFKEQPHHKLQEIVPKEVSLPQFSADSSSAPTISEKGFTYSFTLWSRDTQ; this comes from the coding sequence ATGTCTTGTAAACCTTCAGTGTGTTGTGTGGTAGCATGCTTGATGCCTGGGTATGGTATTGGGTACCAGGGCTCTCTTCCCTGGAGACTATCCAAAGAGATGAAATATTTTCGACAGTTGACCTCCGCTACAAGGGATTCCTCGATGCGTAACGCTGTGGTAATGGGTAGAAAGACTTGGGAATCGATTCCTGCGAAATTTCGACCATTGCCGAATAGGTTGAACGTCGTGGTCTCCAGGAATTGCCAGCTCGATATCAATGACGAACAGACACAATTTACAAAGTCACGTGTcggtgatgatgatgatgatgatggtgGTGATGACGCGACTCTTTACGCAGGAGATCTTTCTCGAGCCATAGACCAATTGATTGCTAATAGTAAAATTCTGGGGCTGGAAACGATATACATTATCGGTGGTGGTGATATATATCGTCAGTGTATCCCAATGTCGCATAACTTGTTTATTACTAAGATTGTGCCTGATTTAGGAATGCCCGTCCCACCTATGGATACTTTCCTAGATAGAGAACAGATCGAATCTCAATTCAAAGAGCAGCCTCACCACAAGCTACAGGAAATAGTGCCGAAAGAAGTATCGTTACCGCAGTTCTCGGCTGATTCCAGTTCAGCACCAACGATATCCGAAAAGGGTTTCACATATTCTTTTACTTTatggtcacgtgatacaCAGTAG
- the SMC1 gene encoding cohesin subunit SMC1 (similar to uniprot|P32908 Saccharomyces cerevisiae YFL008W SMC1 Subunit of the multiprotein cohesin complex essential protein involved in chromosome segregation and in double-strand DNA break repair SMC chromosomal ATPase family member binds DNA with a preference for DNA with secondary structure), whose product MGRLIGLELHNFKSYKDTVQVGFGESYFTSIIGPNGSGKSNLMDAISFVLGVRSNQLRSSALVDLIYRGRIENGDPDNGNAKRMHRSDADSEAGPENATYSEEEPRSAYVSCVYQKDDLDEPTKFTRTINTSGDSVYKINDRAVSYKKYNEELESENILVKAKNFLVFQGDVERIASQGPESLTLLLEQVSGSINYKNDYEKLKEEHKLALAEFTDAHNSRKKVQNDLKSFKEGVQRDEQYRTSLEIRDQLKHNFILWELFHILKRRKKLVDSLTVSKTETTALKNKLSDEERILTKIKSTTAKHELQLSKLKDTLVQLENEKTSLQSSLLPVGSERLATIKRIHNLEKRISSFKKDMERQQAYVKQFENQLKVVSKTKKSFEKELENIHANLNKFNLSEEDLKQYELLKEKYLSSGGSHIEEKLAILKNDEFELNEESELINKRLKTTRERISDELQVDVDALEADLNEVTQRLNDKNSIAAAKSKEWKGIQTNLESLKNKEYELNFSLRDVLLKIDDLNADQRETKKERKLRENVSMLKRLYPGVKGLVHDLCHPKKEKYAIAVSTILGKNFDSIIVDSIATAHECITYLKKQRAGSASFIPLDTIDVNPPSLPVSNVQGCLLTINAIEYEGYLEKAMQYVCSDSIICDNLDLAKELKWSRNVKAKLVTLNGALIHKAGQMTGGTAQKNQNRWNKDEYQGLMVLKDQITEELTALSDKFRADNMKSRELENEISLLNNEISSLRTQITQLERTLSGKNVEIKHNEDLITTEYEPQLKSFTQRIEELKSKLTKLESEKDVLQEQIFRPFTDKYGFSIKDYEQGTGEIMRKHSKELQQFQKQILTIENKLEFEKDRLGATAARHTKALSDMDKLKEALGSLEKQEDIITEKIKNADSKISQEQQLVAIQQKELDEKVHNLISFDSNIAEIQSSMQAARRKVDEIKEDIETLDLEQLGILKNCKVSNIELPLLDSSLEDISIDVLDSNNTGIISDLEYDFTSLPEKYRLNDGEEVKEEFESEIKKVEEKLEILQPNSKAVQRYDETKHKLDQVSNENERLRNKERKAKEKFLEVKAKRKELFEACFKHVDKHIDQIYRALTKNPHDKSELAGGNASLTVENEDEPYLGGIKYFATPPLKRFKDMEYLSGGEKTMAALALLFTINSYQPSPFFVLDEVDAALDITNVERIAHYIKRNANPNAQFIVISLKNAMFEKSQSLVGIFREQEDNSSRMVSLNLENYDED is encoded by the coding sequence ATGGGTAGACTTATCGGGTTAGAGCTGCATAATTTCAAGTCGTATAAGGATACGGTGCAAGTTGGTTTTGGTGAGTCTTACTTCACCAGCATCATTGGGCCCAATGGTTCTGGTAAATCGAATCTGATGGATGCCATTTCCTTTGTGTTAGGTGTGAGAAGTAATCAGTTAAGGTCATCGGCGCTTGTAGATTTGATATACAGGGgcagaattgaaaatggcGATCCAGATAACGGCAATGCTAAGAGAATGCACCGATCCGACGCTGATTCGGAAGCTGGTCCAGAGAATGCCACATATTCGGAGGAAGAACCAAGAAGTGCATATGTCAGTTGCGTgtatcaaaaagatgatcTTGATGAACCAACAAAATTCACAAGAACCATCAATACATCTGGTGATAGCGTTTACAAAATCAACGATAGAGCTGTGAGCTATAAAAAATATAACGAGGAATTAGAATCCGAAAACATCTTGGTCAAGGCGAAAAACTTTTTGGTTTTCCAAGGTGATGTCGAAAGAATCGCTTCTCAGGGACCAGAATCATTGACGCTATTATTGGAGCAGGTTTCTGGATCTATAAACTATAAGAATGATTatgagaaattgaaagaagagcaTAAGCTGGCTTTAGCTGAATTCACAGACGCTCATAATTCAAGGAAAAAAGTGCAAAACgatttgaaaagttttaAAGAAGGTGTCCAACGGGATGAGCAATATAGAACGAGTTTAGAAATTAGAGATCAGTTGAAACATAACTTTATTTTATGGGAACTATTCCATATCCTtaaaagaaggaagaaactGGTAGATTCTCTAACAGtttcaaaaactgaaaCGACTGCGTTGAAGAACAAGCTTTCAGACGAAGAAAGAATACTGaccaaaatcaaatccACAACGGCTAAACATGAACTGCAATTGAGTAAGTTGAAAGATACGCTCGTACAGttagaaaatgaaaaaacaTCGTTACAGTCATCTTTACTACCTGTTGGAAGCGAGAGGTTAGCTACCATCAAGAGAATACATAACTTggaaaaaagaatatcctcattcaagaaagatatGGAAAGGCAACAAGCTTATGTCAAACAATTCGAAAATCAACTGAAGGTAGTTtctaaaacaaaaaagtcGTTTGAGAAAGAGTTAGAAAATATTCATGCCAATCtcaataaattcaatttatctgaagaagatttaaAACAATATGAGctattgaaagagaagTATTTAAGTTCTGGAGGCTCTCATATCGAGGAAAAGTTGGCTATCTTAAAAAACGACGAGTTTGAACTAAACGAAGAGAGTGAACTTATTAACAAAAGACTGAAAACAACCAGGGAACGCATAAGTGACGAATTACAGGTCGATGTCGATGCTTTAGAAGCAGATCTCAACGAGGTAACACAAAGGTTGAATGATAAAAACTCGATAGCAGCTGCTAAGTCTAAAGAATGGAAAGGTATTCAAACTAATCTTGAGTCCCTAAAGAATAAGGAATATGAACTGAATTTTAGCTTGAGAGACGTACTTCTGAAAATTGACGATCTTAACGCTGATCAAAGAGAGAccaagaaggaaagaaaactaaGAGAGAATGTTTCTATGCTTAAGAGATTATATCCCGGTGTGAAAGGATTAGTACACGATCTATGTCATCcgaaaaaagagaagtaTGCGATTGCAGTATCAACGATACTTGGTAAAAACTTTGATTCCATTATAGTCGACAGTATTGCTACCGCACACGAATGTATCACGTACCTTAAAAAGCAAAGAGCCGGTTCAGCGTCTTTCATACCTCTTGATACAATCGACGTCAATCCACCATCATTGCCGGTGTCGAACGTACAAGGCTGCCTTTTGACTATTAATGCTATCGAATACGAAGGCTACCTTGAGAAGGCAATGCAATATGTGTGCTCAGATTCTATTATTTGTGATAACCTAGACCTAGCTAAAGAATTAAAGTGGTCAAGAAATGTCAAGGCCAAACTAGTGACATTGAATGGTGCTTTAATACATAAAGCTGGACAAATGACTGGTGGTACGGCACAGAAAAACCAGAATAGATGGAATAAAGATGAATACCAAGGACTGAtggtattgaaagatcaaattaCCGAAGAATTGACAGCGCTATCAGACAAATTCAGAGCTGATAACATGAAATCCAGAGAGCTGGAGAATGAAATATCTTTGTTAAATAATGAGATTTCGAGTTTGAGAACTCAGATCACCCAACTTGAAAGAACTTTAAGTGGAAAAAATGTCGAAATCAAGCATAACGAGGATTTGATTACTACAGAATACGAACCTCAGCTTAAATCCTTCACTCAACGTAtcgaagaattgaagagCAAATTAACTAAGTTGGAAAGTGAGAAAGATGTTTTACAAGAACAGATTTTTAGACCTTTCACCGATAAATATGGCTTCTCAATTAAAGACTATGAACAAGGTACTGGCGAAATTATGAGAAAGCACTCCAAGGAGCTTCAACAGTTCCAGAAACAGATTCTCACCATTGAGAACAAATTGGAATTCGAAAAGGACCGTTTGGGAGCTACTGCGGCACGTCATACAAAAGCCTTATCTGACATggataaattgaaagaggCTCTGGGTTCATTAGAGAAACAAGAGGACATAATAACggaaaagatcaagaatgCAGACTCAAAAATTTCACAAGAACAACAACTGGTAGCCATTCAACAAAAGGAGCTAGATGAAAAAGTGCACAATCtaatttcatttgataGTAATATTGCAGAAATTCAATCGAGCATGCAAGCCGCAAGACGAAAAGTggatgaaatcaaagaagatattgaaacaCTCGACCTTGAACAATTAGGTATACTGAAGAATTGTAAAGTCTCTAACATAGAGCTACCGCTACTGGATTCGTCGTTAGAAGATATTTCCATTGATGTTTTGGATTCTAACAATACAGGTATAATCTCTGATCTCGAGTATGATTTTACTTCTTTACCGGAGAAGTACAGGCTAAATGATGGCGAAGAAGTGAAAGAAGAGTTTGAATCGGAGATTAAAAAGgtggaagaaaaattagAAATTCTACAACCTAATTCTAAAGCTGTTCAAAGATACGATGAGACAAAACACAAATTAGATCAAGTATCGAATGAGAATGAGAGACTGAggaataaagaaagaaaagcgaaagagaaatttcttgaagtCAAAGCTAAACGTAAAGAGTTATTTGAAGCGTGTTTCAAACATGTTGATAAACACATTGATCAGATCTACAGGGCTTTGACCAAGAATCCACATGATAAGTCCGAACTAGCCGGTGGTAATGCTTCTTTaacagttgaaaatgaGGACGAACCATATTTAGGCGGAATTAAATACTTTGCGACCCCACCGTTGAAAAGGTTTAAGGATATGGAATATCTTTCTGGTGGTGAAAAAACCATGGCCGCCTTAGCTTTGTTGTTCACCATCAATTCATATCAACCCAGTCCTTTCTTTGTATTGGACGAAGTAGATGCCGCTTTAGACATCACtaatgttgaaagaataGCACATTATATTAAGCGGAATGCTAATCCAAATGCCCAGTTCATCGTTATATCGTTGAAGAATGCTATGTTTGAAAAATCCCAATCACTAGTTGGTATATTCCGGGAACAAGAAGATAACTCTTCTAGAATGGTTAGTTTGAATCTCGAGAATTATGATGAAGATTGA
- the CDC4 gene encoding SCF ubiquitin ligase complex subunit CDC4 (similar to uniprot|P07834 Saccharomyces cerevisiae YFL009W CDC4 F-box protein required for G1/S and G2/M transition associates with Skp1p and Cdc53p to form a complex SCFCdc4 which acts as ubiquitin-protein ligase directing ubiquitination of the phosphorylated CDK inhibitor Sic1p), whose product MDLNRHATPGVPQYPLQNVPVPYRYQLHPQPASQSKRSIHYPLQQLDDDSDSDGQYHKKLKPNQQAVSSPNLIEDQDGPLPISPIASPCHTPEVEEPSIDEVIGTTVARLSSTTSHPNALTSLIFGLVSNMDRTQLSDLVSIITDNLKRDLFQSLPNEITVKILLNLSSEDIFACLLVNRNWNRLIEEAPVVWKWLMLNEGFVTEDQFPSYCNSLPSKYKHLINPDDRFRLDFLENNWCLQNWYDPNYKPGRTCLDGHSTNVVTCLQFENNYIITGADDKKINVYDAENDLFLLELNGHEGGVWALKFVDGKILVSGSTDRSVRIWNIETGKCTHVFKGHTSTVRCLEVVEYGDSKYIVTGSRDNTLHVWKLPPMKELDKGSQEPIFYRTPEENPYFVGVLRGHMSSVRTVSGHGRIVISGSYDHNLMVWDIISMKLLYILTGHTDRVYSTIYDYKRNRCISASMDTTVMIWDLENIENNGTTTTINDGASIKVVGSMKCLYGHTALVGLLCLSNKFLVSAAADGSIRGWDPNDYSRKFSFHHTNLAAITSFSMNDNILVSGSERQFNVYNLRTGKLIHRKLLTDSEQVWGIKLNNRKLVAAIESVGHSYVEILDFAARNGDKTIRTRTRTRVDHQIYRTSLWSSTL is encoded by the coding sequence ATGGATCTCAATAGGCATGCGACCCCAGGGGTACCACAGTATCCTCTACAGAATGTTCCCGTTCCATACCGGTACCAACTTCATCCTCAGCCAGCGTCTCAGAGTAAACGAAGTATACATTATCCCCTTCAACAGCTTGACGACGATTCTGACAGCGACGGTCAGTATCACAAAAAGTTAAAGCCAAATCAGCAGGCTGTTTCCAGTCCCAACTTGATCGAGGATCAAGATGGGCCGTTACCAATATCGCCGATTGCTTCCCCATGTCACACACCTGAAGTGGAGGAACCAAGTATTGACGAAGTCATAGGGACTACAGTAGCTAGACTCAGCAGTACGACATCTCATCCAAATGCTTTAACAAGTCTTATATTTGGGCTTGTTTCCAACATGGATAGAACTCAGCTTTCAGATTTGGTCAGTATAATAACCGATAACTTGAAACGAGATTTGTTCCAATCACTACCTAATGAAATCACTGTGAAGATCCTATTAAATTTATCTTCGGAAGACATCTTCGCATGTTTGTTGGTTAACAGAAATTGGAATAGGTTAATCGAGGAGGCGCCTGTTGTTTGGAAATGGCTAATGCTTAACGAAGGTTTTGTCACCGAAGATCAGTTCCCGTCGTACTGTAACAGTTTGCCCAGTAAATATAAGCATTTGATCAACCCTGACGACAGATTTAGATTAGATTTCCTGGAGAACAACTGGTGTCTCCAGAACTGGTACGATCCAAACTATAAACCAGGGAGGACTTGTCTTGATGGTCATAGTACCAATGTTGTAACATGTctacaatttgaaaacaattaTATTATTACCGGAGCAGACGATAAGAAGATCAACGTGTATGACGCTGAGAATGATCTGTTCCTATTAGAATTAAACGGACATGAGGGCGGTGTGTGGGCACTGAAATTTGTGGACGGTAAGATTTTAGTTAGTGGTTCCACAGATAGAAGTGTGAGAATCTGGAACATCGAAACTGGTAAATGTACCCATGTTTTCAAAGGACACACATCGACGGTTAGATGTTTAGAAGTGGTTGAATATGGTGACAGCAAATACATTGTAACGGGGTCTAGAGACAATACCTTGCATGTGTGGAAACTTCCCCCCATGAAAGAGCTAGACAAGGGATCGCAGGAACCTATTTTCTACAGGACACCAGAGGAAAACCCATATTTTGTTGGGGTATTAAGAGGCCACATGTCTTCGGTAAGGACAGTGTCTGGTCATGGTAGAATTGTCATAAGTGGTTCATATGACCACAATTTGATGGTATGGGATATCATTAGTATGAAATTACTATATATTCTAACCGGTCACACCGACCGTGTGTACTCGACCATTTATGACTACAAGAGGAACAGGTGCATATCAGCAAGTATGGATACCACAGTGATGATCTGGGATCTCgaaaacattgaaaataatgGGACAACTACTACAATCAATGACGGTGCATCGATCAAAGTGGTTGGAAGCATGAAATGCCTTTATGGACATACAGCTTTAGTTGGTCTACTTTGCCTATCCAATAAATTTTTGGTTAGCGCTGCTGCAGACGGTTCGATACGCGGCTGGGATCCAAATGattattcaagaaagttttCGTTCCATCATACAAACCTGGCTGCTATCACTTCATTCTCCATGAACGATAACATTTTGGTTAGTGGATCGGAACGACAATTCAATGTATATAATTTAAGGACCGGTAAGCTGATACACAGGAAGCTACTCACAGATTCGGAACAAGTGTGGGGTATCAAATTAAATAACAGAAAATTAGTCGCTGCGATCGAGTCAGTGGGACACAGTTACGTAGAAATCTTGGATTTTGCTGCTCGGAATGGTGACAAGACTATCAGAACCCGGACTAGAACAAGAGTCGACCATCAAATATATCGAACGTCACTTTGGTCTTCCACTCTTTAA
- a CDS encoding uncharacterized protein (highly similar to uniprot|Q6D0Z1 Erwinia carotovora subsp ECA3657 Putative exported protein), translating into MHLSNEVSGAVRTFTYFMVSGTHYMLKGVDYISLYGEEPSAIEQAYAIFMNVLEIDEQGKVINVKHAEKRATDYIRSYCESTFEVDPPFEDWEVQLY; encoded by the coding sequence ATGCATCTCAGTAACGAAGTGAGTGGTGCCGTCAGGACGTTTACGTATTTTATGGTAAGTGGAACTCATTATATGTTGAAGGGTGTAGATTACATTTCGTTATATGGTGAGGAACCCAGTGCAATTGAGCAAGCTTACGCCATATTCATGAATGTGTTGGAAATAGATGAACAAGGGAAAGTTATCAACGTCAAACATGCCGAGAAACGAGCAACAGACTACATTAGGTCTTACTGTGAATCGACCTTCGAGGTTGATCCACCTTTCGAAGATTGGGAAGTTCAgttatattga
- a CDS encoding uncharacterized protein (conserved hypothetical protein): MSLQQEGSSSASSSSSRISQRNKQVGSQSEENLTVEALRTQELSVGLIVSAFVLVLSCGVIFLLGVNIVIQYRTINWGYVPKAILKMTYILLSVVSIFYINKFNLYFFRLMNNRDTSNAYASIPQLEPVQMKTGV, encoded by the coding sequence ATGTCATTGCAGCAAGAAGGATCATCATCGGCgtcatcatcctcatcgAGAATTAGCCAGAGGAACAAACAAGTTGGGTCTCAGTCTGAAGAAAATTTAACCGTGGAAGCCTTAAGAACACAAGAACTATCAGTAGGTCTGATTGTAAGTGCTTTTGTACTTGTGTTGAGCTGCGGTGTCATTTTCCTACTAGGAGTCAACATCGTGATCCAGTATCGTACCATAAACTGGGGTTATGTACCAAAAGccattttgaaaatgacTTACATATTGTTAAGCGTGGTCTCCATCTTCTATATTAACAAATTCAACCTGTACTTCTTCAGATTGATGAACAACAGAGACACGTCCAATGCCTACGCTAGCATCCCACAACTGGAGCCTGTTCAGATGAAAACAGGCGTGTAA